A stretch of DNA from bacterium:
GGATTCTCCGCAGCGATGTTGTCCGCCATGCTGCATTCCGTCAGCAGCAGGAACTGCGGCGCCGAGTTCTGTTGAATGTATTTGATCATCGCCGAGGTGGAGCCGGCGAAATCCGCAGCCGCGGTCACCTCCGGACGGCATTCGGGATGCGCCAGAATGACCACGTCGGGAAATTGTTTGCGGATGTCCTCGACATCTTCGACGGTGAATTGATCGTGCACCTCGCATTTGCCATCCCAGCCGATCATGGCGTATTCCAAACCGGGCTCCGGCGGTTGTACACCGGCCGCGGTTTTGATTGGAAACACAATGCGTTTGCCGGTCTCCCGCGCCACATTGCCGGCCAGGTAGCGGTCGGGCAAAAAGATCACTCGATCGCTCGCCAGCGACTGCACCACGCGCACCGCATTGCCCGAGGTGCAGCAGATGTCGCTTTCCGCTTTGACGTCGGCGTAGGTGTTGATGTAGGTCACCACCGGCACGCCGGGATAAAGCGCTTTCAGTTGACGGACGTCCTCCGCGGTGATGCTTTCCGCCAGCGAGCAGCCGGCCTCGGGCGATGGGATCAGCACGGTTTTTTCCGGATTGAGAATTTTTGCGGTCTCGGCCATGAAACGGACGCCGCAGAAGACGATGAGCTCTTGGTCCGTTTTCGCCGCCTGGCGGCTCAACTCCAGCGAATCGCCTTTATAATCCGGTACGGACAAATACAGCGCCGACTCCATATAGTTGTGTCCTAAGATGACGGCGTGGCGCTCTTTTTTCAGCCGGTTGATCTCCGCCGCTAGTTCCGCTTTATGCCTTATTTCTGCAACCGGGATCACATGGTGCAGACGGGAACGCAGCATTTCAAACAACGCCTCTTTATCGGTGTCCTGCATAAACCCCTCTGGGTGTGGTGCAAGTGAAAAAAACCTATTCGGCTTTTCCATTGACATTTTCTATTCCATCTAATTTAAAAAATAGTTATATTAAAAGTTTAAATCAAGGATGAATTGACGGGGGCGAGTAACATTGCGCAAGGATGCAAGATGAGTAAAACAGCACGTTGGTTCGTTTTGGGCTTGATTCTCCTTTTACTGGTGTTGAATAAATGGCGTCCCTGGGCCAAACCGGCGACAGCGGACCGCCGGCAGAGCAGCGGCCGCGGCAGCGAGGTGATCGAGGTGCGCGCTTATCAGGTCAAACCCGAAGATGTGGAGAATGAAATTTCAGCCACCGGATCCATCCTCGCCAATGAATCGGTGGAGCTTACCAGTGAGATCTCCGGACGGGTGACGCGGATCAATTTCCGTGAAGGAACCCGGGTGCGCAAAGGCGATCTGCTGTTGCAGATCAACGACGCGGACTTGCAGGCGCAATTCAACCGCGCCTCG
This window harbors:
- the nadA gene encoding quinolinate synthase NadA; this encodes MQDTDKEALFEMLRSRLHHVIPVAEIRHKAELAAEINRLKKERHAVILGHNYMESALYLSVPDYKGDSLELSRQAAKTDQELIVFCGVRFMAETAKILNPEKTVLIPSPEAGCSLAESITAEDVRQLKALYPGVPVVTYINTYADVKAESDICCTSGNAVRVVQSLASDRVIFLPDRYLAGNVARETGKRIVFPIKTAAGVQPPEPGLEYAMIGWDGKCEVHDQFTVEDVEDIRKQFPDVVILAHPECRPEVTAAADFAGSTSAMIKYIQQNSAPQFLLLTECSMADNIAAENP